Proteins encoded in a region of the Sphingopyxis sp. OAS728 genome:
- a CDS encoding zf-TFIIB domain-containing protein, with amino-acid sequence MSGPAVGMPCPVCKVPLSMSDRQGVEIDYCPQCRGVWLDRGELDKIIERSQAAEASPPPSAPPQQAYPQSAPPAHWDQGYRGHHKGYPKRRKSFLEELFD; translated from the coding sequence ATGAGCGGCCCCGCCGTGGGCATGCCCTGCCCCGTTTGCAAGGTGCCGTTGTCGATGAGCGACCGGCAGGGTGTCGAGATCGACTATTGCCCGCAATGCCGCGGCGTGTGGCTCGATCGCGGCGAACTCGACAAGATTATCGAGCGCAGCCAAGCGGCCGAAGCTTCGCCGCCGCCGTCCGCGCCGCCCCAACAAGCCTATCCGCAAAGCGCGCCGCCCGCACACTGGGATCAAGGATACCGCGGACATCACAAGGGCTATCCGAAGCGCCGCAAATCCTTCCTGGAAGAGCTGTTCGACTAA
- the pnp gene encoding polyribonucleotide nucleotidyltransferase — translation MFDVKKVSIEWGGETLTLETGKVARQADGAVMATLGETVVLCAVTAAKSVKDGQDFFPLTVHYQEKYSAAGRIPGGFFKRERGATEKETLVSRLIDRPIRPLFPEGFYNEINAIAQVLSYDGHNEPDILAMVAASAALTISGVPFMGPIGAARVGYVNGEYILNPTDEQVAEGDLDLVVAATYDAVMMVESEANELSEEVMLGAVLFAHDACKEVVKAIVKLAEQAAKDPWEVAAGDDNAAIKDKLKKLIGKDIAAAYKLTDKSARSNALNEARAKAKESFAADGLSPQEVMAGIKLTKKLEAEIVRGAILKDGKRIDGRTTTQIRPIVAETHFLPRAHGSALFTRGETQTIATATLGTKESEQMVDGLNGLSYQNFMLHYNFPPYSVGEVGRFGAPGRREVGHGKLAWRALHPVLPSKDDFPYTIRLTSDITESNGSSSMASVCGGSLAMMDAGVPIKRPVSGIAMGLILEGKDYAILSDILGDEDHLGDMDFKVAGTSEGITTMQMDIKIAGITREIFEAALNQAKEGRAHILGEMNKALGETRSELSAHAPRIETMQIDKSKIRDVIGTGGKVIREIVATTGAKVDIDDEGLIKISSSDLDQIEAARKWISGIVEEAEVGKIYDGKVVNLVDFGAFVNFMGGKDGLVHVSEIANERVEKVSDVLSEGQEVKVKVLEIDQRGKVRLSMRVVNQETGEELEDTRPPREPRGDRGPRRDGEGRGDRGPRGGGRDRGPRRDGGDRGDRGPRRERSEGPEDQGHVPDFLKD, via the coding sequence ATGTTTGACGTGAAAAAAGTATCGATCGAGTGGGGCGGTGAAACGCTGACGCTCGAAACGGGCAAGGTTGCCCGCCAGGCCGACGGCGCCGTGATGGCGACGCTGGGCGAAACGGTCGTCCTGTGCGCCGTGACCGCCGCGAAGTCGGTGAAGGACGGGCAGGACTTCTTCCCGCTCACCGTCCATTATCAGGAAAAATATTCGGCCGCCGGCCGCATCCCGGGTGGCTTCTTCAAGCGCGAACGCGGCGCGACCGAAAAGGAAACGCTCGTCAGCCGCCTGATCGACCGTCCGATCCGCCCGCTGTTCCCAGAAGGTTTCTACAACGAAATCAACGCCATTGCCCAGGTCCTGAGCTATGATGGCCACAATGAGCCCGACATCCTCGCGATGGTCGCCGCGTCGGCCGCGCTCACCATTTCGGGCGTGCCCTTCATGGGCCCGATCGGCGCCGCGCGCGTCGGCTACGTCAATGGCGAATATATCCTGAACCCGACCGACGAACAGGTTGCCGAGGGCGACCTCGACCTCGTCGTCGCCGCCACTTACGATGCGGTGATGATGGTCGAATCCGAAGCCAATGAGCTGTCGGAAGAAGTCATGCTCGGCGCCGTCCTGTTCGCGCACGACGCGTGCAAGGAAGTCGTCAAGGCGATCGTCAAGCTCGCCGAGCAGGCCGCCAAGGATCCGTGGGAAGTCGCCGCCGGCGACGACAATGCCGCGATCAAGGACAAGCTCAAGAAGCTGATCGGCAAGGATATCGCTGCCGCTTACAAGCTGACCGACAAGTCGGCCCGTTCGAACGCGCTCAACGAAGCGCGCGCGAAGGCAAAGGAAAGCTTTGCTGCCGACGGCCTGTCCCCTCAGGAAGTCATGGCCGGCATCAAGCTGACCAAGAAGCTGGAAGCCGAAATCGTTCGCGGCGCTATCCTGAAGGACGGCAAGCGCATCGACGGCCGCACGACGACGCAGATCCGTCCGATCGTCGCCGAAACGCACTTCCTGCCGCGCGCGCATGGTTCGGCGCTGTTCACCCGTGGTGAAACGCAGACGATTGCCACGGCAACGCTCGGCACCAAGGAAAGCGAACAGATGGTCGATGGCCTGAACGGCCTGTCGTACCAGAACTTCATGCTGCACTATAACTTCCCGCCCTATTCGGTCGGTGAAGTCGGCCGCTTCGGCGCGCCGGGCCGTCGCGAAGTCGGCCATGGCAAGCTCGCATGGCGCGCGCTGCACCCCGTGCTGCCGTCGAAGGACGATTTCCCGTACACGATCCGCCTTACCAGCGACATCACCGAGTCGAACGGCTCGTCGTCGATGGCGTCGGTCTGCGGCGGTTCGCTTGCGATGATGGACGCCGGCGTGCCGATCAAGCGCCCCGTTTCGGGCATCGCGATGGGCCTGATCCTCGAAGGCAAGGATTACGCGATCCTCAGCGACATCCTCGGCGACGAAGATCACCTCGGCGACATGGATTTCAAGGTGGCTGGCACGTCCGAAGGCATCACCACGATGCAGATGGACATCAAGATCGCGGGCATCACGCGCGAAATCTTCGAAGCCGCGCTCAACCAGGCCAAGGAAGGCCGCGCGCACATCCTCGGTGAAATGAACAAGGCGCTCGGCGAAACCCGCAGCGAATTGTCGGCGCACGCACCGCGCATCGAGACGATGCAGATCGACAAGTCGAAGATCCGCGACGTCATCGGCACCGGCGGCAAGGTGATCCGCGAGATCGTCGCGACCACCGGCGCCAAGGTCGACATCGACGACGAAGGCCTGATCAAGATCTCGTCGAGCGACCTCGACCAGATCGAAGCGGCCCGCAAGTGGATCAGCGGCATCGTCGAGGAAGCCGAAGTCGGCAAGATCTATGACGGCAAGGTCGTCAACCTGGTCGATTTCGGTGCGTTCGTGAATTTCATGGGTGGCAAGGACGGTCTCGTCCACGTCAGCGAAATCGCCAACGAGCGCGTCGAGAAGGTCTCGGACGTCCTCAGCGAAGGCCAGGAAGTCAAGGTCAAGGTCCTCGAGATCGACCAGCGCGGCAAGGTTCGCCTGTCGATGCGCGTCGTGAACCAGGAAACCGGCGAAGAGCTGGAAGACACCCGCCCGCCGCGCGAACCGCGCGGTGATCGCGGTCCGCGCCGTGATGGCGAAGGCCGTGGCGATCGCGGCCCGCGTGGCGGTGGTCGCGATCGTGGCCCGCGCCGCGACGGCGGTGACCGTGGCGACCGCGGCCCGCGCCGCGAACGCAGCGAAGGTCCGGAAGACCAGGGCCATGTGCCCGACTTCCTGAAGGACTAA